The following proteins come from a genomic window of Salvia hispanica cultivar TCC Black 2014 chromosome 4, UniMelb_Shisp_WGS_1.0, whole genome shotgun sequence:
- the LOC125218598 gene encoding immediate early response 3-interacting protein 1-like, with protein sequence MGLWSLLEGFLLLANALAILNEDRFLAPRGWSFQEYYEIKRNSFKGQILGLIYATQYLRVPLILFNLLCIIVKMVSG encoded by the coding sequence ATGGGATTGTGGTCACTTCTAGAAggctttcttcttcttgcaaATGCTCTGGCCATACTAAATGAAGATCGTTTCCTTGCCCCTAGGGGATGGAGCTTCCAGGAGTATTATGAAATTAAGAGAAACTCATTCAAGGGGCAAATACTTGGTCTTATTTACGCAACTCAGTACTTACGAGTGCCTCTTATACTTTTCAATTTGCTCTGCATTATTGTGAAAATGGTGTCAGGGTGA